The Blastocatellia bacterium genome includes a window with the following:
- a CDS encoding OmpA family protein, producing the protein MKMKVAGLFTLSILLTLGSVGCATKKYARNRINERMTPLEQRAGSLEETSRRNTQDIGQLGTDVNDVRGRADRAQSQADTALSRANEANTRANSADQSVSDLRNNVDKYSVQNTASVNFKFDSYQLTPDARAALDQLAAQIKDRQNFVLEIEGFADATGSDQYNNQLTQKRANAVQRYLAEQHNIPLFRMRILGFGEVRPVADNTTRAGRAQNRRVEIRLLTRSISGEGTRSAASHE; encoded by the coding sequence ATGAAGATGAAAGTCGCAGGCTTATTTACTTTGAGCATTTTATTAACCCTCGGTTCGGTCGGCTGCGCGACCAAGAAATATGCTCGCAACCGCATCAACGAACGCATGACGCCGCTCGAACAGCGCGCCGGCTCCCTTGAAGAAACGTCACGTCGCAACACCCAGGACATCGGTCAACTCGGCACCGACGTTAACGACGTTCGCGGTCGCGCCGACCGGGCGCAGTCGCAAGCCGACACGGCGCTGTCGCGGGCTAACGAAGCCAACACGCGCGCCAATTCTGCTGACCAGTCGGTAAGCGATCTGCGCAACAACGTTGACAAGTACAGCGTGCAAAATACCGCGTCGGTCAATTTCAAGTTCGACAGCTACCAGCTCACCCCCGATGCCAGAGCCGCGCTCGATCAACTGGCGGCGCAGATCAAAGACCGCCAGAACTTTGTCCTCGAAATCGAAGGCTTCGCCGATGCGACCGGCAGCGATCAATACAACAACCAGTTGACGCAGAAGCGCGCCAACGCCGTACAGCGTTACCTTGCCGAACAGCACAACATTCCTTTGTTCCGCATGCGCATTCTCGGCTTTGGCGAAGTTCGCCCGGTGGCCGACAATACCACGCGGGCTGGCCGTGCCCAGAATCGCCGCGTCGAGATTCGCCTGCTGACGCGCAGCATCAGTGGCGAAGGCACACGGTCGGCGGCGTCGCACGAATAG
- a CDS encoding NUDIX hydrolase translates to MTTANKKSRKAASDKSDAKQAASKKPYCYEYPRPAVTVDVILFCRAGERLEVMLIKRAREPFKGDWAFPGGFVDQNEALEQAAARELKEETGLEGVRLEQLGAFGDPGRDPRSHTISIVFIGLLDSRVQATGADDADEARWHSASRPPRLAFDHKAILRQALKRISDADRQGKK, encoded by the coding sequence GTGACCACAGCCAACAAGAAAAGCCGCAAGGCGGCATCCGACAAATCAGATGCCAAACAGGCCGCTTCGAAGAAACCATATTGCTATGAATACCCGCGCCCCGCGGTGACCGTGGACGTGATTCTGTTTTGCCGCGCCGGTGAACGCCTTGAGGTGATGTTGATCAAACGGGCGCGTGAGCCGTTCAAAGGCGACTGGGCCTTTCCCGGCGGTTTTGTTGATCAAAACGAAGCGCTGGAACAGGCCGCGGCGCGCGAGTTGAAAGAAGAGACCGGATTGGAAGGCGTTCGCCTTGAACAACTCGGCGCTTTCGGCGACCCGGGCCGCGACCCGCGCAGCCACACCATCAGCATCGTCTTCATCGGCCTGCTCGATAGCCGTGTCCAGGCCACCGGAGCCGATGACGCCGACGAGGCGCGCTGGCATTCAGCCTCGCGTCCGCCGCGCCTCGCTTTTGACCACAAGGCCATTCTGCGTCAGGCGCTCAAGCGCATTTCCGATGCTGACCGTCAGGGTAAAAAGTAA
- a CDS encoding tRNA (cytidine(34)-2'-O)-methyltransferase, giving the protein MSYTPNTGDIHSSRLHVALIEPEIPPNTGNIARLCAATYTPLHLVGKLGFRTDEKAVRRAGLDYWSEVEIRYHMDVEALYASLPQCRFLYLSTKGERRYTDFQFAPNDCLVFGRETRGLPEDLLRANWERCLTIPMPNRQVRSLNLATSVGIVLYEALRQIA; this is encoded by the coding sequence GTGAGCTACACTCCCAACACCGGCGACATTCACAGCTCAAGGTTGCACGTGGCGTTGATCGAGCCCGAGATTCCGCCGAATACCGGCAACATCGCGCGGCTATGCGCCGCCACCTACACGCCGCTGCACCTGGTCGGCAAGCTCGGCTTTCGCACCGACGAAAAAGCCGTGCGCCGTGCCGGGCTCGATTACTGGAGCGAGGTCGAGATTCGCTATCACATGGATGTCGAGGCGCTCTATGCTTCCCTGCCCCAATGCCGGTTCCTTTACCTTTCAACCAAAGGCGAGCGCCGCTATACAGACTTCCAGTTCGCGCCGAATGATTGTCTGGTCTTTGGCCGCGAGACGCGCGGGCTGCCCGAAGATTTGCTGCGCGCCAACTGGGAGCGCTGCCTGACCATCCCGATGCCCAACCGTCAGGTGCGCTCGCTCAACCTCGCCACCTCGGTCGGCATCGTACTGTACGAAGCCCTCCGGCAGATCGCCTGA
- a CDS encoding M48 family metallopeptidase codes for MKINLLKRVTVLLLTALIGLPSALFADDKKDPKDTKKADDKPTVQQPAAAANKGKLDEDEDPRLIGKRNINKRQINFYSLDKEVALGRRMAAQVDQQGKFIDDPIITEYVNRVGQNIALHSDAKIPFTIKVLDSDDVNAFALPGGFLYVNKGAILAADSESELAGVMAHEIAHVAARHGVEQASKGTLANIAFIPLIFVTGGLGYLAYEAYQIGVPLAFLKFTRGAEAEADKLGAEYLWASGYDPNNFLTFFEKLEKKEKGKPGTLSKLFGTHPPTPDRITKVHDLLVRFPDRDEYMITSSDFLRAKSRLLAVTNARVLDGSGNRDTGPKRPTLKRRKDGTDDQTSPDSPTTTETPKDRPVLKRRDSDGKPPDAEKKP; via the coding sequence ATGAAAATAAATCTCTTGAAGCGCGTCACCGTCTTGCTGCTGACGGCGTTGATCGGCTTGCCGTCGGCGCTGTTTGCCGACGATAAGAAAGATCCGAAAGACACAAAGAAAGCCGATGACAAGCCGACTGTGCAACAGCCGGCGGCGGCAGCGAACAAAGGTAAGCTCGATGAGGATGAAGACCCGCGTTTGATCGGCAAGCGCAACATCAACAAGCGGCAGATCAATTTCTATTCGCTTGATAAGGAAGTTGCCCTCGGACGTCGCATGGCGGCGCAGGTCGATCAGCAAGGCAAGTTCATTGACGATCCCATCATCACCGAGTACGTCAACCGCGTCGGCCAAAACATCGCGCTTCATTCAGACGCCAAGATACCCTTCACGATCAAGGTTCTCGATTCCGATGACGTCAACGCCTTCGCTTTGCCCGGCGGCTTCCTCTACGTCAACAAGGGAGCGATCCTTGCCGCCGATAGCGAATCGGAGCTCGCCGGCGTGATGGCGCACGAGATTGCGCACGTCGCGGCGCGCCATGGCGTCGAGCAGGCGTCGAAGGGTACGCTGGCGAACATCGCCTTCATCCCCTTGATCTTCGTGACCGGCGGTCTCGGCTATCTGGCCTACGAGGCCTATCAGATAGGCGTGCCGCTGGCGTTCTTGAAGTTTACGCGCGGCGCCGAGGCCGAAGCCGATAAACTGGGAGCCGAATATCTGTGGGCGTCGGGCTATGATCCTAACAATTTTTTGACCTTCTTCGAGAAGCTGGAGAAGAAAGAGAAGGGCAAGCCGGGAACCCTGTCGAAACTCTTCGGCACACATCCGCCGACGCCCGACCGCATTACGAAAGTTCATGACCTGCTGGTGCGCTTCCCAGACCGCGACGAATATATGATCACCTCGTCGGATTTCCTGCGGGCGAAATCGCGCTTGCTGGCGGTGACCAATGCGCGCGTCCTCGACGGCTCGGGCAACCGCGACACCGGCCCGAAGCGGCCTACGCTCAAGCGGCGCAAGGATGGCACCGATGACCAGACGTCGCCTGATTCGCCAACCACCACCGAGACGCCGAAAGACCGGCCTGTGTTGAAGCGCCGTGACAGCGACGGCAAGCCGCCTGACGCCGAAAAGAAACCTTAA
- a CDS encoding DUF2520 domain-containing protein, translated as MKKPLKLSLIGAGRVGQTLGHLGYQAEYTIADVVCRSRRSAITAARLIGAGRPQAASGAHLQAADIVFIATPDDRIGEAMELIAENAGRIERAAVLHTSGALSSTDIAALRPLNFAVGSCHPLQTFESPRQAIKVMRQSHFCVEGDPRAVRAARTFVRRIGAQAFEIPTAMKPLYHAAAVMASGGVTALLSASLDALRHCGLDEATARRVLLPLSEATLANVRAVGPRRALTGPVRRGDAGTVQRNLTALAAIDSQWLALYRLLAAQSLNLIEPQMDRAILATLQRLLKDNGH; from the coding sequence ATGAAAAAGCCATTGAAACTATCGCTCATCGGCGCGGGTCGCGTGGGACAGACGCTCGGTCATCTGGGATATCAGGCCGAGTACACCATCGCTGACGTTGTCTGTCGCTCGCGGCGAAGCGCAATAACCGCTGCCCGCCTCATCGGCGCGGGCAGGCCGCAAGCGGCATCGGGCGCACATCTGCAAGCAGCAGACATCGTGTTTATCGCCACGCCGGACGACCGCATCGGCGAAGCGATGGAGTTGATAGCCGAGAACGCCGGGCGTATCGAGCGCGCCGCCGTCTTGCACACCAGCGGGGCGCTTTCGAGCACAGATATTGCCGCATTGCGCCCACTGAATTTTGCGGTCGGCTCGTGCCATCCGCTGCAAACCTTTGAAAGTCCGCGGCAGGCGATCAAGGTGATGCGGCAGAGCCACTTTTGCGTTGAAGGCGATCCGCGGGCAGTGCGCGCGGCGCGCACGTTTGTACGACGAATCGGCGCTCAAGCGTTTGAGATTCCGACAGCGATGAAACCGCTTTACCATGCCGCCGCGGTCATGGCCAGCGGCGGCGTCACCGCCTTGTTAAGCGCCAGCCTTGACGCCTTGCGGCATTGCGGCCTGGATGAAGCGACGGCTCGCCGTGTGCTGTTGCCTTTGAGCGAAGCGACATTAGCCAATGTGCGCGCGGTCGGCCCGCGGCGTGCGCTCACCGGACCGGTGCGGCGCGGCGATGCCGGCACAGTACAGCGGAACCTCACGGCGCTCGCCGCCATCGATTCGCAATGGCTTGCCCTTTATCGTCTGCTCGCGGCGCAGAGCTTAAACCTGATCGAACCGCAAATGGATCGCGCCATCCTCGCTACCCTGCAACGCTTGCTGAAAGATAACGGCCATTGA
- a CDS encoding pentapeptide repeat-containing protein, protein MPQLSRGEILDRVACGESLRGMNLVRADLSALVLPRADFVEANLRMADMSRADLRDARLTGCFLSGAGLNEVNLVGANLVEASLIGASLIGADLSRADLSGADLTGANLQCAELVGAYLVGTFLNETDLTGANLSTAYVRMAQMAGANLSGAMLEGVDLSYTDLSGVRLDGCCLQGANLTGANLSASTMTRANLRGANLSGAILRGCNLTGAKLRDIQFAGVKLDDAWADWVDLGIDDHNEDRALLEEAFLGIIGKPMAQVLIEGRIGDEAWAVILAHLCEFQITHPAQADVRLKGIHQGLSSSALYLESENEMSLAAYLSAFADIIGKGSIELFEKLAAAVADRNDRESEDALSSPFTPAAQSAQATSSEFDYPLQLLASRVELLQRTSFWTSDKAVLVLTGHRRIWLEATSNPTLTLRPPHGATLGIDLIRGHFVTDDLRRNRTPISSP, encoded by the coding sequence ATGCCTCAGCTTTCCAGAGGAGAAATCCTAGACCGCGTTGCTTGCGGCGAAAGCCTGCGCGGCATGAATCTGGTGCGCGCAGATCTTTCGGCTCTGGTTTTGCCGCGCGCGGACTTTGTCGAAGCCAACCTGCGCATGGCCGATATGTCACGCGCCGACTTGCGCGATGCGCGGTTGACGGGCTGCTTTCTGAGCGGCGCCGGGCTCAACGAAGTCAACCTGGTCGGTGCTAACCTCGTTGAAGCCAGCCTCATTGGCGCGTCGCTCATCGGCGCGGACCTGAGCCGGGCTGATCTCAGTGGCGCAGACCTGACCGGCGCGAACCTGCAATGTGCCGAACTGGTCGGCGCGTACCTTGTCGGCACCTTCCTTAACGAAACCGATCTGACGGGCGCCAATCTTTCAACTGCCTACGTTCGCATGGCGCAGATGGCGGGAGCGAATTTATCTGGCGCCATGCTCGAAGGTGTTGACCTGTCTTACACCGATCTATCAGGCGTTCGGCTCGACGGCTGTTGTTTGCAGGGCGCCAATCTGACCGGCGCCAACCTTTCGGCCAGCACCATGACGCGCGCCAATCTGCGTGGCGCGAATCTTTCTGGAGCGATCTTGCGCGGCTGTAATCTTACGGGCGCGAAGCTGCGCGACATTCAATTTGCCGGCGTCAAGCTCGATGATGCCTGGGCCGATTGGGTAGACCTCGGCATTGACGATCACAACGAAGACCGCGCACTGCTAGAAGAGGCGTTTCTTGGTATTATCGGCAAGCCGATGGCGCAAGTCTTGATCGAAGGGCGCATCGGCGATGAGGCGTGGGCGGTGATTCTCGCGCACCTCTGCGAGTTCCAAATCACCCATCCGGCCCAGGCCGATGTGCGACTCAAAGGCATTCATCAAGGACTCAGCTCGTCGGCGCTTTATCTCGAATCCGAAAATGAGATGAGCCTGGCCGCTTACCTGTCCGCGTTCGCCGACATCATCGGCAAAGGCTCGATTGAATTATTCGAGAAGCTGGCGGCGGCAGTCGCAGACCGCAATGATCGAGAGAGTGAGGACGCGTTATCGTCGCCCTTTACTCCGGCTGCACAATCTGCGCAAGCGACCTCTTCTGAATTTGATTATCCGCTGCAACTGCTGGCGTCGCGCGTCGAATTGCTGCAACGCACGAGCTTCTGGACGAGCGATAAAGCGGTGCTGGTGTTGACGGGCCACCGGCGGATATGGCTCGAAGCGACGTCAAATCCGACGCTCACCTTACGCCCGCCGCATGGCGCGACCCTCGGCATCGACTTGATACGCGGTCACTTCGTCACGGATGACCTGCGCCGCAACCGGACCCCCATCAGCAGTCCGTAG